In Candidatus Polarisedimenticolia bacterium, the sequence CCAGGAGGGCGAAGTAGACCAGCGGCCGCTTCAGGAGCCGCCGGTAGTCCACGTGCATCGCCGCCACCATGCATCCGAGCCCGGCGACCGCGGCGGCCGACTGCTTCAGGAGGAAGTGGTGCGCCCCTCCGAAGCGCTCCATGGCGATGACCGCCGAGGCGCTGTAAATCATCAGGAGGCCGAACAGCGTGAGACCGACCCCCACCCCGAACAGCGTCTTGTCGAACGCCAGCTTGCGCGCCATCAGCCCCCCGCCTCGAGCGCCAGGACGAGCCGGCGGAAGTCCTCGCCGCGCGCCTCGAACCCCGTGTACTGGTCGTACGAGGCGCACGCCGGCGCCAGCAGGACCACGCCCGCCGCGGGGGCCACGGATCGGGCCGCCTCGACCGCCTCGGCCATCGTGACCACCTTCGTCGTCGGGACGGCGGCGCCGATCTGGGAGGCGATCGCGTCGCGCGCCTGGCCCATCAGGACCAGGTGCTCCACCCGGCCGCGGATGAGGGGTAGGAGCTCCGTGAAGTCCCCCCCCTTGTCCTTGCCGCCCAGGATCAGCACGACATTCCGCGGGAAGCTCTCGAGCGATTTCATCGTGGCGGCGACGTTGGTCGCCTTGGAGTCGTTGAAGTAGGCGACCCCGCCGACCTGGCGCACCTTCTCCAGGCGGTGCGGCAGTCCCCGGAAGGAGGCCAGGCCGCGCTCGGCCCTGGGCAGGGGGACCCCGCACAGGTCGGCGATGAGGAGGGCCGTCATGACGTTCTCGATGTTGTGCGCGCCGAACAGCGTCACCTTCTCCAGGGGAATCGACCGGATCTCGCGCCCGCCGCTGCGCACGACGATGGAGGCGTCCCTGAGAAAGGCTCCGTCCTCGACCTCGAGGGCGCGGCTGAAGGGATGCAGGCGCGACTTCAGCGTCCCGGCCATCCCCCACACCTCGGGATCGTCCCGGTTCAGGATGGCGTTGTCGGCCGGCCCCTGGTTCTTGAAGATGCGCGTCTTGGCGTGGTAGTACGACAGAGGGCTGTCGTAGCGGTCCAGGTGGTCCGGAGCCAGGTTCAAGAGCGCGGCGATCCAGGGACGGAAGGTGTCGATCGCCTCGAGCTGGAACGACGACAGCTCGACCACATAGTAGTGGTCCGGCGCGTCGCGCGGGATCAGGTCGGTCAGAGGCAGGCCGATGTTGCCGCAGGCGGTCGCCTTGAGCCCGGCGCCGGAGAGGAGATGGGCGGTCAGGGCGGTCGTGGTGCTCTTGCCGTTCGTGCCGGTGATGCCGATCAGGATCCCCTGCAGGAACCAGGAGGCGAGCTCGATCTCCCCGACCACGCGCACGCCTCGGCGGCGCGCCTCGGCGATCGGCGCGATGGACAGCGGCACCCCGGGGCTGACCGCGACGAGATCGGCGGCCGCGAAGGTGTCGGAGGAGTGCATTCCGAGCTCGAGCTTCGCGCCGTCTCTGGCCAGCTCGGCCACGGCGGGACCGAGCTCCTCCCAGCCGCGCACGTCCGTGAGGACGACCCGGGCCTGCCGGGACAGCAGGAAGCGGGCCATGGCCAGGCCGCTGGCCTGGGCGCCTACGACGACGACCCTGCTGCCGCCGAGCTTCGGCGGGGACGGGTGCTCCTTGATCGCGTGCATGGCTCTCACCGCAGTTTGAGCGTCGACAGGCTCAAAAGCGAGAAAATGATGGCGACAATCCAGAAACGGATGACGACCTTCTGCTCGGGCCAGCCGCTCAGCTCGAAGTGATGGTGGATGGGCGCCATCCGGAAAATCCGCTTGCCGCGCATCTTGAACGATCCCACCTGCAGGATGACCGACAGCGCCTCGATGACGAACAGCCCGCCCACGAACACCAGGAGGACCTCCTGCTTGATCGCCACGGCCACGGTGCCGAGCGACGCGCCGATCGCCATCGATCCGACGTCGCCCATGAACACCTGGGCCGGGTTGCAGTTGAACCAGAGAAAGCCGAGCGAGGCGCCGACCAAAGCACCGAAGATGATCGCCAGCTCCCCCGCTCCCTTGACGTTCGGAACGTCGAGATAGCCGGCCACCTTCGCGTGGCCGGCGATGTACGCGAGGATGGCGTACGTGCCGGAGGCGATGAGCGACGAGCCGATCGCCAGGCCGTCCAGGCCGTCGGTCAGGTTGACGGCGTTGGCCGCGCCGACGATCACGATCATCGCCCAGGGCACGTACCACATCCCGAGATCGGGCGTCCAGTTCTTGAAGAACGGCAGGCTGAACTGCGTCGTGTAGCGCCCCTGATCGGCCAGCCACAGGAGCCACATTCCGAGCAGGAGAGCCACCGTCCACTGCGCGATCATCTTCTGCTTCACGGTCAGCCCGAGGGACCTCTTGCGTGTGATTTTGAGGTAGTCATCCGCGAATCCGATGACCCCGTAGAGGAGCATGGACACGAGAACCATCCACACGAAGGGGTTGGTGAGATCCGCCCACAAGAGCGACGGAAGAACCACGGCGGTGATGATGAGGAGCCCTCCCATGGTGGGAGTGCCTTTCTTGGTTTGGTGGGAAAGAGGCCCCTCGGGTCTGATTTGCTGCCCTATCTGAAACTCCCGCAACCGGTTGATCAGCCTGGGTCCCAGGAGCAGGCTGATGAGAAGCGCGGTCAAAGTCGCCAGAGCCGCCCGGAAGGTGATGTACCGGACGACGTTCATGATCTTGATCGACGGATAGAGAGCGAACAGGAGGTGGTAGAGCATCAGTGCACCCCTCCCGGGCCGCCCGCGGGCGCGCCGCCTGCGGCGCCGAGGAGCGCCTGCACCACGCGCTCCATCTTCATGCCGCGCGATCCCTTGACCAGGACGAGGTCTCCAGGCCGCATGGCGGAGGCGACGAAGGCCGCGGCCGCCTCCGAGTCCTCGAAATGCCGCACCTCCGCCGCCCCCGACGAGGCGGCGGCGCCGGCGGCCTTCCGGTGCAGCGGCCCGACGGCGACGAAGAGGTCGATGCCCGCCTCGGCCACGCGCCTGCCGAGCCGGGCGTGCGCCGGCCCTTCGTAGCTCCCCAGCTCCAGCATGTCGCCCGAGACCAGGACGCGCCGCCCGCGAGGCGACGCGGCCGCCAGCGCCTCGAGGGCCTTCTCCATCGCCGCCGGGTTGCTGTTGTAGGAATCGTCCAGGACCTCGACTCCGTTCGCGAGGCGGTGCAGGACGCCCCGCATGCTGGCCGGGCGGACGGTCTCGAGGCCGCGGCGGATCTCGTCGCCGCTCAGGCCGAAGGCGCGTCCGATCGCCGCCGCGGCCAGGGCGTTGTAGACGTTGTGCTTCCCCGGCAGGGCCAGGCTCACCGGCACGCTCCCGCCGTCGTGGCGCAGGACGAACCGCGAGCCGCGGAGCCCGTCCACCTCGATCGCCTCGGCTCTCATCTGCGCCTTCTTCGTCCTGAGGCCGTACGCGATGGACGGCCCCGGGAAGGCGCGGCCGAGGCGCGCCACCAGGCGGTCGTCCGCGTTGTAGACGGCGATGGCGTCGGGCCGCATCCCGGCGAACAGCTCCCCCTTGGCCGCGGCGATCTTCTCGATCGTCCCGAAATGCTCGAGATGGACCTTGAGGACGTTCAGGATGGCCCCGACGTCCGGGTCGGCGATCTCGACCAGCCTGGCGATTTCGCCCTTGTAGCTCATTCCCATCTCCAGGACCGCCGCCTCCTGCCCCTGGCGCAGCCGCAAGAGCATCAGCGGCAGCCCGTAGGTGTTGTTCAGGTTCCCTTCCGACTTCAAGACCGCGAAGCGCTGCGCCAGGACGGCCGCCGTCATCTCCTTGGCCGTCGTCTTGCCGGCGCTGCCGGTGATGCCCGCGACCCGCAGCGGCCGCGCCCGCCTCACGTGCGCCCCGAGATCCTGGAGCGCCCGCGTCGTGTCCTTCACCCTCACGATCGCCGGGGCGTCCGGGAACCGCGCCGGGCCGCCCCGCTGCACCACAACCGCGATCGCACCGGCGGCGATCGCCTGCCCCACGTACTCGTGACCGTCGACCCGCGGGCCGACGATCGCGAAGAACAGCTCCCCCGGCTTCACGGTGCGCGAGTCGATGCTGTACCCGTCGACCTCGCGCCCCGCGCCCCCCTCGGGCGGCCGGGCCCCCAGGGCCACCTCGCCGCCCACGGCCCGCGCGATGGCCTGAAGACTCATCCTGGGCATGTCCCGCCGGCCTTCAGCAGGCCGCCTGGCCGCGCGCCGATCCGCCGGCCGGCGAGCGCAGGGCCTCGCGCGCCACCTCGCGGTCGTCGAACGGGATGGTCCGGTCGCCCAGGATCTGGTACGTCTCGTGCCCCTTGCCGGCGACCACGACGCAGTCCCCCTCCCCGGCGAGCGACAGGGCGCGGCGGATCGCCTCCTTGCGATCCGGGATCACCAGGCAGCGCTCCTGGCCGGCCGCGTCCCCGCCGAGCGCCCGCCGCACGCCCGGCAGGATGTCCTGGATGATCGCCATCGGGTCCTCGCTCCGCGGGTTGTCGGAGGTGACCACCACGACGTCGCTTCCGGCCGCCGCGGCGAACCCCATCAGCGGGCGCTTGCCCCGATCGCGGTCGCCCCCGCAGCCGAACACGGCGATCACCCGCCGGGGGCGCAGGTCGCGCACCGCCAGGAGGAGAGTGCGCAGGGCGTCGTCGGTGTGGGCGTAGTCCACCAGCACGGTGAACCGCTGCCCCTCGTCGACGCGCTCGAAACGGCCCGGCACGCCGCGCACGGACAGGAGGCCCTGCTCGACCGCCTCGGGCGGCACGTCCAGGGCCAGGGCGGTCGCGGCCGCCGCCGCCAGGTTGAAGGCGTTCGGCCGGCCGAGAAGCGGCGCGTGCACGCGGAGCCGTCCCGGGCCGGGGAGGCCCGGCGCGACGGCCAGGGCGATCTCGGTGCCGGAAGCGGAGGCGCGGATCTCCTCGAGGCGCACGTCCGCCCCCTCGCGCTGTCCAAACGTGAGCACGCGACCCCGCGTGAGCCCGCGGAGGCGCCCGGCGTGAGGGTCGTCGGCGTTGAGGATCGCGACCGCCTTGGGGTCGAGCCCGCGGAACAGGGCCGCCTTGGCCTCGAAGTACCGCTCCATCGTGCCGTGAAAGTCGAGATGGTCCTGCGTCAGGTTGGTGAACACCGCGGCGGCGAAGCGGAGGCCGGCGACACGGTCGAGGACCAGCGAGTGGGACGACACCTCCATGGCGCAGGAGCGCGCCCCGGCGGTGGCGTAGCGGTCGAGGAGCCGATAGAGGTCGAGGGACTCGGGGGTCGTGCGCCCCGCCTTCGTCTCGTCGCGGTTGTAGCGGTACAGGACCGTGCCCAGGATGCACGGCTTCAGCCCGGCTTCGGCGAGGATCGACTCGAGCAGGAACGAGACCGTCGTCTTCCCGTTGGTGCCCGTGACGCCCACCAGGGTCATCTGCTCGTCGGGGCGGCCGTAGTAGTTGCGCGCCATGAGCGCCAGGCCACGGCGCTCGTTGTCCACCTGCACCCAGGCCACCTCGCCCGTGGGACGGCCGGGCTCGCGGTGCGACAGGACGGCCACGGCCCCCTTCTCCATCGCGGAGTCGACGAACTCGTTGCCGTCGCTCTTCTGGCCGCGCAGGGCGGCGAACAGGTATCCCGGCTCCACCGACCGCGAGTCGTACGCGAGGCCCCGGATCGGGGTGGACGGGCTGCCGGCCAGCTTCGCGTCCGCCAGGCCTTCGAGTAGCTGCCAGAGCTGCACCTGGGTCCCTGCCTCCTCGGATCGATCTAGTAGGTCACCGCGCACGGGGTCGCGGGCGTGACCTGCGTTCCCGGCTCGGGGTCCTGCCGGACGACGCTCGGGCCGTTCCGGTCGTGGAGGCACGAGAGGCCGGCGGCCGCCAGGGCCTCGGTGGCCTGGCGCAGGCTGAGCCCGACGATGTCGGGCATCGCCGTGGCCGTCCGGGCCGGCAGCGTCCGCAACGTCACGGGGAGCAGTCCTTCGAGCGAGGCGCGCACCGCGCCGCCGGTCCGCCGGAGGGCCGGAACGGCGCCGGCGGCCACCGCGTCCCGACGCGCCCGGCTCACTCCGTCCCGCGAACGCGCGCGGTCCGGCCGGTCGCGGTCCTGCAGGTCGCCGTCGTCGGGCGCGGCCGAAGCCAGAAGCGATCGATCGAAGACCAGGGGCTCCTCGTGATCGGGCGGCACCTTGAGGTACATGAGCGTCGAGGAGGCGATGCGCGAGAAGACGGGGGCGGCCACGTCCCCGCCGTGGAACTTCGCGCCCTTCGGCTCGTCCACCATGACCACGATCGCCAGGGCCGGCGTGCCGGCCGGCACGAACCCGGCGAACCACGAGACGTACTTGCCGCGAGCGTAGCGGCCGCTCGAGTCGATCTTCTGCGCCGTGCCGGTCTTGCCGGAGACGCTGTAGCCGGAGACCGACGCCGCCTTGCCCGTCCCGTCGGTCGTCACCATCTGAAGGATCGAGCGCAGCGTGCGGGCGGTGCGTGCCTCGATCACGCGGCGCTCGTCGGGGACGGCGGGGGCGCCCGGGGCGGGGACCGCAACCGGGAGGCCGGCATCGCCCGCGGAGGCCTGCGAGGGGAACACGCCCCCGGGGAGCCCGGCGCGACCGTTCGGGGCCGGGATGAGCGCCTGCACGATGTGCGGCCGCTTCCAGACGCCGTCGTTGGCGATGGCTCCCATCATCGCCGCGAGCTGGAGCGTGGTCACGCCGATCTCCTGGCCCATGGCGAGGGACGCCTGCGACAGCCCGGACCAGGCGGACACGTCGCGCAGGATCCCGGGGCTCTCGCCCGGCAGGTCGACGCCGGTCTTGCGGCCGAAACCGAAGTCCCGGATGTAACCGATGAACTCGTCGGCCTTGAGACGCTGGGCCACCTTGATGGCCCCGACGTTGCTGGACTTGGCCAGCACTTCGGAGAACGTCAGGTTGCCGTAGGGCAGGCGGTCCTCCTTGAAC encodes:
- the murD gene encoding UDP-N-acetylmuramoyl-L-alanine--D-glutamate ligase → MHAIKEHPSPPKLGGSRVVVVGAQASGLAMARFLLSRQARVVLTDVRGWEELGPAVAELARDGAKLELGMHSSDTFAAADLVAVSPGVPLSIAPIAEARRRGVRVVGEIELASWFLQGILIGITGTNGKSTTTALTAHLLSGAGLKATACGNIGLPLTDLIPRDAPDHYYVVELSSFQLEAIDTFRPWIAALLNLAPDHLDRYDSPLSYYHAKTRIFKNQGPADNAILNRDDPEVWGMAGTLKSRLHPFSRALEVEDGAFLRDASIVVRSGGREIRSIPLEKVTLFGAHNIENVMTALLIADLCGVPLPRAERGLASFRGLPHRLEKVRQVGGVAYFNDSKATNVAATMKSLESFPRNVVLILGGKDKGGDFTELLPLIRGRVEHLVLMGQARDAIASQIGAAVPTTKVVTMAEAVEAARSVAPAAGVVLLAPACASYDQYTGFEARGEDFRRLVLALEAGG
- the mraY gene encoding phospho-N-acetylmuramoyl-pentapeptide-transferase, which encodes MLYHLLFALYPSIKIMNVVRYITFRAALATLTALLISLLLGPRLINRLREFQIGQQIRPEGPLSHQTKKGTPTMGGLLIITAVVLPSLLWADLTNPFVWMVLVSMLLYGVIGFADDYLKITRKRSLGLTVKQKMIAQWTVALLLGMWLLWLADQGRYTTQFSLPFFKNWTPDLGMWYVPWAMIVIVGAANAVNLTDGLDGLAIGSSLIASGTYAILAYIAGHAKVAGYLDVPNVKGAGELAIIFGALVGASLGFLWFNCNPAQVFMGDVGSMAIGASLGTVAVAIKQEVLLVFVGGLFVIEALSVILQVGSFKMRGKRIFRMAPIHHHFELSGWPEQKVVIRFWIVAIIFSLLSLSTLKLR
- the murF gene encoding UDP-N-acetylmuramoyl-tripeptide--D-alanyl-D-alanine ligase, whose product is MSLQAIARAVGGEVALGARPPEGGAGREVDGYSIDSRTVKPGELFFAIVGPRVDGHEYVGQAIAAGAIAVVVQRGGPARFPDAPAIVRVKDTTRALQDLGAHVRRARPLRVAGITGSAGKTTAKEMTAAVLAQRFAVLKSEGNLNNTYGLPLMLLRLRQGQEAAVLEMGMSYKGEIARLVEIADPDVGAILNVLKVHLEHFGTIEKIAAAKGELFAGMRPDAIAVYNADDRLVARLGRAFPGPSIAYGLRTKKAQMRAEAIEVDGLRGSRFVLRHDGGSVPVSLALPGKHNVYNALAAAAIGRAFGLSGDEIRRGLETVRPASMRGVLHRLANGVEVLDDSYNSNPAAMEKALEALAAASPRGRRVLVSGDMLELGSYEGPAHARLGRRVAEAGIDLFVAVGPLHRKAAGAAASSGAAEVRHFEDSEAAAAFVASAMRPGDLVLVKGSRGMKMERVVQALLGAAGGAPAGGPGGVH
- a CDS encoding UDP-N-acetylmuramoyl-L-alanyl-D-glutamate--2,6-diaminopimelate ligase, encoding MQLWQLLEGLADAKLAGSPSTPIRGLAYDSRSVEPGYLFAALRGQKSDGNEFVDSAMEKGAVAVLSHREPGRPTGEVAWVQVDNERRGLALMARNYYGRPDEQMTLVGVTGTNGKTTVSFLLESILAEAGLKPCILGTVLYRYNRDETKAGRTTPESLDLYRLLDRYATAGARSCAMEVSSHSLVLDRVAGLRFAAAVFTNLTQDHLDFHGTMERYFEAKAALFRGLDPKAVAILNADDPHAGRLRGLTRGRVLTFGQREGADVRLEEIRASASGTEIALAVAPGLPGPGRLRVHAPLLGRPNAFNLAAAAATALALDVPPEAVEQGLLSVRGVPGRFERVDEGQRFTVLVDYAHTDDALRTLLLAVRDLRPRRVIAVFGCGGDRDRGKRPLMGFAAAAGSDVVVVTSDNPRSEDPMAIIQDILPGVRRALGGDAAGQERCLVIPDRKEAIRRALSLAGEGDCVVVAGKGHETYQILGDRTIPFDDREVAREALRSPAGGSARGQAAC
- a CDS encoding penicillin-binding transpeptidase domain-containing protein; this encodes MRRGLAGIIDGGWRRSRGRTRAGRPRSFAGGQARAPRDERAPRGQRARLILLVVGVAAGLLGIFGRCAHLQVIRAPELLDQARSQQERTITLDPLRGPILDRNGKELAVSVDVDSAFAEPGAVDDPAAAARRLAPVVGLPASDLRERLASDRHFVWVKRKITPDLRRRIEALKIAGVGFVRESRRYYPKRALAAHVVGACGLDNQGLDGLEFMYDGAIRGTPGQMVALRDGRGGRVLDREKKEPAPGFGLRLTVDEVIQYDVERALDESMRETRAEGATVVVLRPRTGEVLALASRPVFDPNAYSEARDTARRNRATTDYYEPGSTFKVVTAAAALDTGRVHPKEVIWCENGSIVVAKHRFKEDRLPYGNLTFSEVLAKSSNVGAIKVAQRLKADEFIGYIRDFGFGRKTGVDLPGESPGILRDVSAWSGLSQASLAMGQEIGVTTLQLAAMMGAIANDGVWKRPHIVQALIPAPNGRAGLPGGVFPSQASAGDAGLPVAVPAPGAPAVPDERRVIEARTARTLRSILQMVTTDGTGKAASVSGYSVSGKTGTAQKIDSSGRYARGKYVSWFAGFVPAGTPALAIVVMVDEPKGAKFHGGDVAAPVFSRIASSTLMYLKVPPDHEEPLVFDRSLLASAAPDDGDLQDRDRPDRARSRDGVSRARRDAVAAGAVPALRRTGGAVRASLEGLLPVTLRTLPARTATAMPDIVGLSLRQATEALAAAGLSCLHDRNGPSVVRQDPEPGTQVTPATPCAVTY